Within uncultured Methanoregula sp., the genomic segment CGGAACGCAAGAAAGAAAGTTGCCGACCCGGTTGTAACCGAATATATCGACAGGATGGACAATGTTGCACAGAAGATCCAGTCCCAGATCAATTTTACGCGGGTTTACCAGGACCTTGGTACCGACAGCCCGCGCTGGATCGTTCTCGAAGAGACCATGCCCGCGGTACCGGATACCCTCCGGTTTGACACCGATCTGAAAAACCTGGCAGTGTACGCTGATCCCATGTTCATGAAAGTATTCTCAAATCTCCTGGATAACTCGGTACGGCACGGGGGGCACGTAACCGCCATCAGCGTCTCGGTAACCAAAGAGGGGGAAACAGCAACTATCCTCTGGGAAGATGATGGTGAGGGGATAGCTGCTGAAGAAAAGAGTCTCATTTTTGAACACGGGTACGGCAGGAACACCGGCCTCGGGCTGTCCCTTGCACGGGAGATCCTTGCCATCACCGGTATCACGATTATTGAGACCGGTATACCGGGAGAAGGCGCCCGGTTCGAGATTCGCGTGCCGAAGGGTGCATACCGGTAGAGAAACAGGACGGCACGATGCAGGGATGGGGGGATGAGATCTCACCCGGGCAAAAAAATACCGGTGAGAACGGTTCCGGGATTCATCCCAATAACAGTTTCTTCAGCTGCACGAACTCTTCAACAGAGTACTGCCCTTCGGCCGTGGTCTTCCCGACATGGCAGTACACCAGTTCCGAGCCAAAGAGCGGCAGTACCGCACGGGCAAACCGGAACCTGCTGCCCATGACACCGGTGCAGAGCGGGAGTTTTATCTCGTGCGTGAACGCCAGGAGCTCGATGATATCGTTCTCGTTCTGCGGGGTCATGATGATCTTGACGATATCGCCGAATGCCCGCAGCTCGCGCTCCAGCACGAAGAGGACCGGCAGGGGCATCATGATCGGGGCATGGTGGGAAGCGATGATCTTCTTTCCCGCCTCTTTTATGCACGCAGCATTTCGCCGGAACTGCTGCTCAACGTCAACGAAATCCACGAGCGGCAGGAGGGGACGGATCTTCTGTTCCCACTCGTCGCCGTTCCCGAAGTAGCGTCCGCCTTCCTGCGCCGAGCGGAAGGTTGCAATCACGGGAAGGGATGAGAGGCTCCTGCACTGCTGCACCGCCCGGGCGGGATCGATCTCCATCAGGTCAAGCCTGAGTTCAAGGATATCCGCTCCCTGCTGCTGTGCAAGGGATGCATCGGCCGGATCCGTGAGCGCTGCTACAATTTTCATGTACCCGGTGTTTTGGCGCCGGCTCACAAAAAGATGTCCCGGGACAACCGGCCGATCGTTACCTTCCGGAAAAGGCAGTGCGGCAAAGATACCGGTTTATGCCCTTTCGGGCGAAACACTGTACGACTATGGAACCCGGGAATGTCGCTGTATTCCTGCGCCAGCTTGCGCGGGCACTGGCGCGGTGCATTGTTGTCGCGGTTCTCCTTCCCCTCCTCCCGGTCCTGCTCTTCGGGGTCCCGCTCACACCTGTGGTCACGGTCATCACCAGCGGGTTCATCATCGAGTACGGCGCAGCTCCCATCGGGCTTGCGCTGGGTTTATCCCCGCTCATGGTTTTCTATATCCTGATGTGCACCGAGACGGGTATCTTCCTTGGCCTCTATGATATCTTTAATACCGTCGGCGAGACCTCGGCGCCGGTGGCCCGCTTCCTGGAAAAGACGCACCAGTATTCCCACAGCTCGGCGGGCGTGGAGCGGTACGGCATCCTCGCCCTCGTTCCCTGCGAGATCCTGCTCGGGGTCTATGTCTGTGCACCGGTCTCGTGGGTACTTGGCTGGCAGGAGAATCGTGCGCTGGTCGTGACCATGGCGGGCTATATCGTGGCGCTGGCAATTACCATTCTCCTTACCATGGGCCTCTTCCGGGTGTTCCTGCCATGACCGCTCCCCACCCGGCAGGTCAGCAGCATCATGCTGCCGGTACCAGGCACATTCCGGAACTCCTTGCACCGGCAGGTTCGCCCGAAGCCTTCCGTGCAGCCGTAACCGCAGGGGCCGATGCGGTTTACTTAAGCGGGAAGATGTTCGGCGCAAGGAAATCTGCCACCAACTTCTCGGATAACGAGATGGAAGATGCGATCCGGTACGCCCATGCCCGGGGCATCCGCGTCTATGTCACGGTCAACACCCTCATCCATGACAGCGAACTTGGCGGGGTTGCGGAGTACCTGCTCCGGCTCTACAAAATAGGAGCAGATGCGGTTCTCGTGCAGGACATGGGGGTTGCCGCTCTTGCCCGGGAGATCGTTCCCGGGCTCACCCTCCACGCCTCGACCCAGATGACCATCCATAACACGGAAGGGGTTCGCTGGGCAGCAGCGCAGGGGTTCTCCCGGGTCGTGCTCGCCCGCGAACTGTCTCTTCCCGAAGTGGAGCGGATTTACCGGGCAACCCGCGATACCGCAATCGGCCTCGAGGTCTTTGCCCACGGGGCGCTCTGCTACAGTTATTCGGGCCAGTGCCTTCTCTCATCCGTCATCGGCGGCCGGAGCGGCAACCGGGGCATGTGCGCCCAGCCCTGCCGGAAACCCTATGCCCTTGTTGCGGGAGATACGGACGAACCGGGCAGGCCGCAGAACATGAAGGAGATCCCGCTTGCGGAGCACTATCTCCTCTCGCCAAAAGATCTCTGCACCTACCCGATGCTGCCGGACCTTGTTGGCCCGGTTGCTTCCATCAAGATCGAGGGGCGGATGAAATCCCCCCAGTACGTGGCGGTCGTGGTCTCGTCCTACCGCAGGGCGCTCGATGCGATAGCGGCAGGCACCTGGCAGGAGTCCCCCGAGGTACTTCGGGATCTCGGTCTTGCATTTTCCCGGGGATTTACAAGGGGCTACCTCTTCGGGGATAGCCACGATGATCTCATGGCCCGGGACGCACCGGACAACCGGGGGCTGGAAATCGGGGTTGTCACGCGCTATGATCGCAGGACCAGAAGTGCGACAATCCGGCTGCACGAACAGTATATTCCCGCCCGTGGCGACGGGATACGGTTTGCCGGCCCGCGGCCCGAAGAGGACTGGGGCTTTTCCCTCAACACGGGACCCGTGCCAACCCGGGACGGCATAACCATGACCGTGCCCCGCGAAGTGGCTCCCGGGAACAGTGTTGCCGTCACGTTCTCCCGGGACCTGGAGAACCGGGCAAACCGGATCATTTCTGACCCGGCACCTGACCTGCTCCGGCCTGTTCCGCTCGATATTGCCCTTACCGTCAGGCCGGACGGCAGCATGAAGATCGAAGGACAGATCCTGGTCCGGCTGAAAGATGCGGTGCCGTTCACCCTGGAGCCGGAGCTGCGCATGGAACCGGCCCGGTCGCAGCCGCTTGGCAGGGACCAGCTGGAGCAGCAGATGCGAAAGACCGGCGGTTCAGCATTTGCGATCCGTAACTTCTCGATCGATTATGCCGGCAACCTGTTCGCACCGGTTGCCGCAATCAACCAGGTACGCCGCGACCTCCTTGCCCGGGCTGAAGAGATCCTGGTCCGGTCGTTTTTACCGGCACCGGAAGCTGTGGCCCGGGCACAGGAACGCATGGAGGCAATCCGGGACCGGCTTGCCGTTGGTGAAACACCATCACGGGACCCGGCCCGGGTTCTTCCCCTTTGTCTGGCAGTGTATACCGACAGTATCGAGGGTACCCGGGCAGCAGCCGGGGCCGGGGCGGAGGTCATCTGTTTTGAGCCTGAGCTCGCCATGCCGGGACATGCATGCCAGGATCTTCCGGCCGCGTCGCAATGTGCGGATCAGGTTGCTGAAGCACTCGACATCTGCCGGTCTTCCGGCATCCGGTTCACCTGGAAACTGCCCCGGATCACGCGGGATGCGTACCTGGATGCCGTACTTCCCACGCTTTCCCCGCTTGTTGGCCATGGTGTGGATGAATGCATGGTGGAGAATCCCGGGACCGCCCGGGCCCTGCTCGGCGCTGCACCCGGCCTCACGCTCTCGGGTTCAACCGGCCTCAACATCTTCAACCACCGGACGGGAGGGGCGTTCGGGATACCATTCCGGCTCCTGACCATTTCACCCGAGCTTTCAGGTTACGATATTGCCGCCCTCACCGCTCTTGCAGATCATGCCGGCAGGTCCCCGGCCTATGCGCTGATAGTCCAGGGAACAAGCGAGGCAATGATCACGGATGACTGCATCACCCGCTTGATCCCGCAAACCTGTCCCAAAACGAACAGGAACAAAGGGAGTACCGCAACTGCTTATGTCGGCCTGCGGGACGAGACCGGCCGGGTATTCCCGGTCCGGTCGGATGGTTCCTGCAGGACCCGGATCGGGAATGCCGCTGAACTCTGCCTTATCGATCACCTCCCCGCCATCCGGGCCGCGGGTATCCGGGACGTGGTAATCGATGCACGCGGGAAGCCGGGCCGTTACACGCAGGAAATGACACGGATCTACCGGACGGCAGTGAATTACACCAACGAAGGAAAGGCCGTTTCCCGGGATTCGCGGCTCTCTGCACTCAGGGAAGAGGCGAGGAAGATCTCCTGTGGGGGAATAACGGCCGGCCACTTCCTCCGCGGGCTTATGAAATAGCCACGGCTCAAGAATCTTCATAATACCCGGGCCAGATATAGTTATCATACCCTGTCCCGGTTGCGGGACGAGGGAGGAGACCCGCGAATGACTTCACCCCTGGTTCTGGTAAACCTGAAAACGTACAAGGAAGGCATGGGCAACCGGGCCCACCTGATCGCAAACGAAGCCCAGCGCGTAATGCAGGAAAGCGGGGTCACGATCGGCCTTGCGCCGTCCTATATCGATCTCCACCCGCTCGCCCATCACTTCGCCATCCCGGTCTATGCCCAGCACGTGGACGGCTGTGAACCGGGAGCAAACACGGGGCACATCACGGTCGAGGCTCTCCGGGTTGCCGGGGCCGCCGGGTCGCTCGTCAACCATTCCGAGCGGCGCCTGACCCTTGCCGATATCGAGGCCTCGGTCCGCGGGCTTGCGGCAAACAAGCTCATCTCAGTGGTCTGCTCGAACAACGAGATGGCAAGCGCCGGCGCTGCCGCTCTCGGGCCCGACTACGTGGCAATCGAACCTCCAGAACTTATCGGGAGCGGCGTCTCCGTATCCAAGGCAAACCCCGAGATCATCAGGAAATCGGTAGCCGCAGTGCACGCGGTCAATTCGAAAGTAAAAGTCCTTACCGGCGCAGGCATCCAGTCCGGCGAATGCGTGAAGATTGCCGTTGACCTTGGAACGGACGGCGTCCTGCTCGCATCAAGCGTGGTAAAATCCAAAGAGCCGGGAACAGTACTCCGGGACCTGGTCTCAAAACTCTGATAAAAGCCGCTCAAAGGTCTGTGAAAAACAGGGTGAAAATCTTTTTTATTTCAGGAACAGGTACCAGATCGCCACGATAACGATAAAGATGACGACCCCGATACTTATCACCGTCATGCTGCTCAGTTCTGTTGATTCTTCTGCCATGGTATAAACTCCCCGTGGCATCCGGCCACGACAAGTAACCCTCGGGCATTAACAGTATAAATATATTTGTGCAATTATCGTTCTCCGGCATGGAGAGGCATTCCGAAAAAAGTTCAGACAATCAGGGAGATCAGGTCATGTTTGGTGACTACTCCCCGGACAATCCGGCCTTCAACAACCAGCACGGCATGGTTCTGCTGGAGGATGTTTATCACGGTCTCGACATCCATATCAGGAGGCACGGTCGGGAAACCGGTCTCCATGAAATCCCGGACCGAGAAGAGCTGCGACTTGTGCAGTCGCTGCTGCTCGATAGCCTTCACGATCACTGATTCGGAGATGCAACCCACCGGCACCCCGCGCTCGATAACCGGGAGCTGGGAGATGTTATTCTTCTCGAAGATCTCGACAGCCCGGCTGATCGAATCTTCCGGCTGCACGGACAGGACAGGCGTATGCATGATCTGGGAGGCATGGATCTTGCGTGGTTCAGAACTGTTCAGGACAACAATGATCTTGTTGAGCGTGCTGACCCGGGGATCTACGTTGCCGGCCTCGATCCGGGCAACCATGGACTGGCTGATCCCTGCGCGCTTGGCAAGCTCGGTCTGCTTCATGCCGAGTGTTTCACGGCGTGAACGGAGTTCTTCGGGCGTTGGTATATGCATTCCTGATTACTGATGGTGATATGAACTAATCAATGTTATGGCAGATTATGGGCATGCCGGTTCCCAACTTATGTGACGTTCATTGCAGGACAAAACTGCCTGGTACCTGAGAACCGGGAGCGTACGGGAATTATGCATTCCAGTCATTTTCTGCATCAGCGCAACATTCATTAAAGGTAACGGGATTATAGCTGTTATCGATAATCCAGTGGAAAGGTATTGGATTAGTGTTCAACATGGACCAGTGTCTCAACAGCGATGATGATGATGACGAGAACCATCGTGGGTTCTTTTCCTGTTTTGTTTCACCACCCGTAAGCCGGGCTGGTGCGATCTCCCTGAATTCCGGACTGCATAACCGGCAGCTCCCGGTATCTGTCCGGTATGGCATGATCTCCGTACGCGGATACTGTGGGCTGATTAACGGATGAACGATACGTGGATTGTATCCCCACCGGCGGGCGGACTTACCGAAGGCGAAGGTGTTCCATCCTGCGTCCCGCTCGTCCCCCATACCGGCTGTGTGCCGGGCGTTGCTGCCCCGGCGGGTATCCTGCCAAAGAAAGCAGGCAGCAGGCCGTCGGCAAAAAAAGAACCGGCGTTCTTAAAAGATACCCGGTTTGCCATCTGGCGGGATGGAGCAACCCATATCATCAGCGAGAGTTACTTCTACAAGACCGAGCCGTATTACACCATCCTCCAGCACGAGCTTGAAGGAAAACCGGTCAGGCCCGCAAGCAGTGCAGTGCTGGATGCCTACGTGGTCCCTGTATGCCTCGAACGGTCACGCCACTTTGGCATCCCGGTCTGCACCTGGGAGATCTCCCAGGGCTATACTCCCCTCCCGTCCGTCCTGTACGGCCTGAACTACTTTGCGAACACTTCGGATTACGTTGTTGTCAGCGATAATGAGAAGGCAAAAGAGACGATCCGGCACATCACCAACAAGGGCAAGTACCCGTTCTGCTACCAGAAACTTCCCGACAATGCAGCGATACGGAGCTGCATCTCGGTCTTTGGGAAAACCACGACTGCCTCCGACCCGATCGATACGATTGCCTCCCGGGTCTATGATCTCTTTGCTATCCCGCTCGTCACCATCGTGATGGTGCAGGATGGTGACGGGTTCCGGCTTTCATCGCTTTCCCCGACAAAATACTCGCAGCTCTCCGGCGCCGAACGCTCGCTCCTCTCCGCGTACATCTCCCACCAGGAATTCCTATGAGCAGGCTTGGCATTTTCGTAGACCGCAAAACGCTCTCGAACTCCGAGCAGCTCAATGCGCTGATCCGCTGCCGGGACGTGGCCGAGAACCTGGGCCATGACGTAGATTTCCTCTTTCCCGTGGACATCAACAAGATCCCGAAGATGGATGCCCTGTTCATCCGGGCCCGGACCGACCCGATGAATGTCACGTACGTGGCAGCCCGCATGGCAAGCATGCACAACATCCCGGTCATCGACGACCCGCAGTCGATCCAGATCTGCTCGGACAAGATCAACATGTACTCGCACCTGATCAGAAAACAGGTCTCTCTCCCGAAAACCGTCTTTTTGTCCCGGCGGGATCTCAATGTCGAATGCGTCACGCGCCTCTTCGACGAACTGGGCACACCCCTGATCCTGAAGGAGCCGTCCACATCGTTCTCGCTCCGGGTCGAGAAAGTCAGCGACATTGCCGGCTTCTTCCGGATTGCCCGGCGGTTCTACCGGCTCTCGGACTGGATCGTGGTCCAGCAGTACATCGAGAGCAAATACGACTGGAGGGTTGGCGTGCTGGACGGGAAGCTCCTGTACATCTGCAAGTACACCATCCCCTCGGTCACGTTCAAGATCCAGGCATCGGTCAACGGGCATATCGTCTATTGCGGGGTTGAAAGCGTTCTTCCGGATGTCGTTCCCCCGCACGTGATCCAGCTCGGG encodes:
- a CDS encoding type I 3-dehydroquinate dehydratase — encoded protein: MKIVAALTDPADASLAQQQGADILELRLDLMEIDPARAVQQCRSLSSLPVIATFRSAQEGGRYFGNGDEWEQKIRPLLPLVDFVDVEQQFRRNAACIKEAGKKIIASHHAPIMMPLPVLFVLERELRAFGDIVKIIMTPQNENDIIELLAFTHEIKLPLCTGVMGSRFRFARAVLPLFGSELVYCHVGKTTAEGQYSVEEFVQLKKLLLG
- a CDS encoding small multi-drug export protein, with amino-acid sequence MEPGNVAVFLRQLARALARCIVVAVLLPLLPVLLFGVPLTPVVTVITSGFIIEYGAAPIGLALGLSPLMVFYILMCTETGIFLGLYDIFNTVGETSAPVARFLEKTHQYSHSSAGVERYGILALVPCEILLGVYVCAPVSWVLGWQENRALVVTMAGYIVALAITILLTMGLFRVFLP
- a CDS encoding DUF3656 domain-containing protein, which gives rise to MTAPHPAGQQHHAAGTRHIPELLAPAGSPEAFRAAVTAGADAVYLSGKMFGARKSATNFSDNEMEDAIRYAHARGIRVYVTVNTLIHDSELGGVAEYLLRLYKIGADAVLVQDMGVAALAREIVPGLTLHASTQMTIHNTEGVRWAAAQGFSRVVLARELSLPEVERIYRATRDTAIGLEVFAHGALCYSYSGQCLLSSVIGGRSGNRGMCAQPCRKPYALVAGDTDEPGRPQNMKEIPLAEHYLLSPKDLCTYPMLPDLVGPVASIKIEGRMKSPQYVAVVVSSYRRALDAIAAGTWQESPEVLRDLGLAFSRGFTRGYLFGDSHDDLMARDAPDNRGLEIGVVTRYDRRTRSATIRLHEQYIPARGDGIRFAGPRPEEDWGFSLNTGPVPTRDGITMTVPREVAPGNSVAVTFSRDLENRANRIISDPAPDLLRPVPLDIALTVRPDGSMKIEGQILVRLKDAVPFTLEPELRMEPARSQPLGRDQLEQQMRKTGGSAFAIRNFSIDYAGNLFAPVAAINQVRRDLLARAEEILVRSFLPAPEAVARAQERMEAIRDRLAVGETPSRDPARVLPLCLAVYTDSIEGTRAAAGAGAEVICFEPELAMPGHACQDLPAASQCADQVAEALDICRSSGIRFTWKLPRITRDAYLDAVLPTLSPLVGHGVDECMVENPGTARALLGAAPGLTLSGSTGLNIFNHRTGGAFGIPFRLLTISPELSGYDIAALTALADHAGRSPAYALIVQGTSEAMITDDCITRLIPQTCPKTNRNKGSTATAYVGLRDETGRVFPVRSDGSCRTRIGNAAELCLIDHLPAIRAAGIRDVVIDARGKPGRYTQEMTRIYRTAVNYTNEGKAVSRDSRLSALREEARKISCGGITAGHFLRGLMK
- the tpiA gene encoding triose-phosphate isomerase, giving the protein MTSPLVLVNLKTYKEGMGNRAHLIANEAQRVMQESGVTIGLAPSYIDLHPLAHHFAIPVYAQHVDGCEPGANTGHITVEALRVAGAAGSLVNHSERRLTLADIEASVRGLAANKLISVVCSNNEMASAGAAALGPDYVAIEPPELIGSGVSVSKANPEIIRKSVAAVHAVNSKVKVLTGAGIQSGECVKIAVDLGTDGVLLASSVVKSKEPGTVLRDLVSKL
- a CDS encoding CBS domain-containing protein, whose amino-acid sequence is MHIPTPEELRSRRETLGMKQTELAKRAGISQSMVARIEAGNVDPRVSTLNKIIVVLNSSEPRKIHASQIMHTPVLSVQPEDSISRAVEIFEKNNISQLPVIERGVPVGCISESVIVKAIEQQRLHKSQLFSVRDFMETGFPTVPPDMDVETVINILQQNHAVLVVEGRIVRGVVTKHDLISLIV
- a CDS encoding RimK-like ATPgrasp N-terminal domain-containing protein, with translation MNDTWIVSPPAGGLTEGEGVPSCVPLVPHTGCVPGVAAPAGILPKKAGSRPSAKKEPAFLKDTRFAIWRDGATHIISESYFYKTEPYYTILQHELEGKPVRPASSAVLDAYVVPVCLERSRHFGIPVCTWEISQGYTPLPSVLYGLNYFANTSDYVVVSDNEKAKETIRHITNKGKYPFCYQKLPDNAAIRSCISVFGKTTTASDPIDTIASRVYDLFAIPLVTIVMVQDGDGFRLSSLSPTKYSQLSGAERSLLSAYISHQEFL
- a CDS encoding ATP-grasp domain-containing protein, which produces MSRLGIFVDRKTLSNSEQLNALIRCRDVAENLGHDVDFLFPVDINKIPKMDALFIRARTDPMNVTYVAARMASMHNIPVIDDPQSIQICSDKINMYSHLIRKQVSLPKTVFLSRRDLNVECVTRLFDELGTPLILKEPSTSFSLRVEKVSDIAGFFRIARRFYRLSDWIVVQQYIESKYDWRVGVLDGKLLYICKYTIPSVTFKIQASVNGHIVYCGVESVLPDVVPPHVIQLGIDAANAIGHGLYGVDIKNNNGDAYVIEVNDNPSIESGEDDCYPRVFEQIVSHLLPA